From the genome of Flavobacterium sediminis:
AGATCTGATCAGTGCCGGAGCCACTGCCGGAGAGATCATGAATAATATCCCATCGGTTTCCGTTGATCCGCAAACCAATGAAATTTCATTGAGAGGGAATTCTAATGTACGTGTTTTACTGGACGGCAAACCCACCAATATACCGGTTGAACAACTTATGAAACAAATACCATCGGCTTCGATCAAGCAAATTGAATTGATCACCAATCCGTCGGCCAAATACAATCCGGAAGGAATGAGCGGAATCATCAATATTGTGTTGCACAAAAATGCTAATGACGGCTTTAACGGTTCTGTTAACAACGGTATAACTTTCGGAAAAACTCCTAAAACCAATAATTCTTTAGACATGAATTACCGCAAAGGAAAATTGAACTTTTATACCAATTACGGTTTCAATCATGGTTTTTATGCCAATGAGGGGCATTTATCCAGTTTTCAATCCGGAAACGAAAGCGAACAAAGCTTTGATATCAGGAACAAGAATACTTCCCATTTGTGGAAATTCGGAACGGATTACTATATCAACGATAAAAACACCTTATCTGTTTACACTACTCAAAACTGGTTTTCCGGCGATGCCGATGCTAAAACTTTTATCGATTATCTGAACCCGGCGACAACAGATATTGCACAGAATTTCTCTGCTAAGAGCAATGGTAATACACAGGTTTACAATCTGGATTTCAAACATGATTTTGCTAAAGAAGACGAGAATATTGAATTGGAAATAAACTACAACACCTATTCAAGTCCGGAAGACAGTTTTTATTATTACCCGCTGGTTCCGAGTTCAACCACCAATAACACGGCTAATGACAATAAAAATTTCAAAGCTAATCTTGATTATGTCAACCCGCTTACTAAAACGACCAAACTGGAGTTAGGAGCAGAAGCGCGTATCGAATCTACGACCAACAATCTTTACATTGACCAGTTGTACAATTCTGATTTTAAATACGATAGAAACATTTTTTCAGCTTACGGAACATTTGCAAAACAATGGGATAAGTGGAATTTCCAGATCGGTGCTCGTTTAGAACATTATCAGGTGGATGCAATATTTAAAAAATCCGGTCAAGACGATGTTCCTTTTGACGACACTATTTTTACGGTTTATCCTTCCGGTTTTGTTTCTTATACTCCAAACGAAAAGGGGACATTTAATTTCAGTTATTCCAGAAGAGTGGATCGACCAAGTATCGGGCAGGTAAACCCTATCAGAGAATGGACAACTCCTACTTTAGATTCAGAAGGAAACCCATATTTGGAACCGCAATTCACGAATTCCTTTGAATTGAATTATACTCGTACGACTAAAATAGGTTCTTTTACTTCAGGAATATTTTACAGACGGATTAATGACGAGATTACTCGTGTTATGCTGGAACATCCTACAGATCCTAACAAAAATGTTTTGACATTTGACAATTTCAAAGACAACAATGCCTATGGTGCAGAAATTTCCGGAAATTTGAATTTTACCAAATGGTGGAGTGCAAACTTTGGCATTGATGCTTATTTCAGAACGCTCAGAGGTTATGTAGGCGACATTTATGTAGAAAAAGACGCTACTCTTTTTAATGCTCGTGCTAACAACACCTTTAAAGCAACTAAAGATTTACGTTTTCAGCTTTTCGGTTTTTACCGGGGAAAAGATGTTTCTTTACAAATGACACGTAAAACTATGTGGCGAAGTGATATTGGTGCCAGCTATAATGTTTTGAAAGGGCAAGGAACGATCAGCGCTCGCTTTAGTGATATTTTCCATACCATGAAAGCACAATTTGAAAATGATCTGCCTTATCCTCAAGTCGGAAAATTCACTTGGGAAAGTCAAACCTTATACATCGGTTTCAATTACCGATTCGGAGGTGGCAAAAACAGAGCTTTACAGCGCAAGCAACGTGATAAAAATGAAACACAAGGTGGCGGCGGTATGTTCTAAAAGCTAAAAAAGCGTTCCGAATGGAACGCTTTTTTCAATCAAAACAAAAAAATCATATAGATCAGGATTCCTTCTGCTATTCCTGTTATTATACTCATTCCTAAGATATCTTTAATCTTACTTTTCAAAAAGAATACGACACATAGAATGGCCATAATTGCCGCTAATAATATTTCTAATGCGTCTATTTCTGACAGCAAATAGGTTAATGCGGTAAAAACCATCGTTACTGCTACAGCTACAGCACTAAACTTGAGGATTTCTTCTCTGTTGTAATTTCCTTCTCTGAACCCATGATGCAATTCTCGCAATATAGACAGGACAAATAGCAAAGGAACTACCGACAGGAACGGTGCAAAGATCACTTTAATCCCTTTTACTATAGCCAAATCATTGTAGAAGAAAAAGGCTATGGCTGTTAAGGCTAATAAGCCCGTAACAATTATAGATTGAAAAGTAAATAACAATTCCCGTTTTTTTGAATTATTTGCCTGGTTTAATTCTTGGTGAGTCGGATCTGAAAAATTCATATTTATTTGATTTAATGATTATAAAATTTAGTTTATAAAAAAGAAAACATGGATAGCCAATGCCATTAACAAGCCGCTTAAAATACCGTTTGCCTTTAAATTATTGTACAGGATATAATTGAGCACATAACCACTGATCGCTGTTGAATTCATCAGATGAGCAAAAATTAAGTTCTTCTCTAATGACAACTGCATCCGTTCCAGTAGTTGCAAGATGGCTAAAACCATTATCACTGTTACAACCAACAACAATATTGCCGGCTTTTGATTTTTTAATTTAGCTTCTTCTGAATTTTGGGGTAGAAAGCGTTCAATCCATATAAAACGTATAAAAAAAATCACCGGTACCGGAAATAGTATTGCTGCTACAATCTTTAATACATCTCTGACGCTCTTAATATCATCATACCCTAAAAAAACCAGATACAGGAACACCGTCACTGAAACTCCGGTCATGATCAAAAAAGCTTTATTTAACTGTTTTAACTGCATGTGGTTATTTTGAATAGCAATTTACTCCTACAGTGGCACGCTTAGACAAATAGCTAATACAACTAGTGTATGTTTTTCCTGTTTTGGTCAGGATACTTTTCGAATAAACCATCAGCGTAAGTATCCCTATTACAATTACTACCGTTTTTACTATACTTTTCATAATTTCTTTATTTGTAATGTTGCCACAAAGCTGCTACAGTTTGCAAAAACTTTAAACACACAATCATCATAAAACTGACGATTATTTTTTAGACAATTAGACAAAAACACTTATTTTTACTGAAATTTCTAAAAAAAATCTAACGATTAAATGAATGATTTAAACCACATCATTTCCAGTCTTTCATCAGAAGAACAAACTCGTTTTACAGAATACCTAAAAAAAAAGAACAGACGCAATGACACTAAAAACATCCAGCTTTTTAAACTTATTTCCAAAGATCATTTAACCTCTGAAGCGCTTTGTAAAAAACTCTATAAAGACGGGAATAAAGCGGCTTATCACGCTTTGCGAAAAAGACTGCTCCAGTCTCTTATCGATTTTATAGCAAACATCAGCATTGAAGAAGAAAATTCTGTGGATATGCAAGTTATAAAGTACATTTTAGCGTCTCGCACTTTTTTATTGAACAACAAATCTATAATAGCGTATAAACTATTGCACAAAGCAGAAATACTGGCTCAAGAGCACAACCTTTTTGCTATTTTAAATGAAATTTACCACACTAAAATACAATATGCCCATACCAACCCGAGCATTGAACTGGAAGCAGAAATAGAAAAATATAAGGTCAATCAAAAAAAACATCAATTAGAGGATCAGTTGAATATGGTCTATGCTAAAGTGAGACTGACACTGAACCAAATTACATACAAAGGCAAGACCATAAATTTTCAAATGCTATTTGAATCCATTCTCAAAGAACATAATATTAGCCTTGAAGAAGCAGTATCCTTTAAATCGGTTTATCAGTTGATGACGATCATAAGTATTTCTGCTTTTGTGACGAACGATTACTTACAAGTTGAACCTTTTTTGATCTCTATTTACAAAACTATTAAAAACCAGAAGGACAAAGACAAACAAGCTTTTTATCACATTCAAGTCCTTTATCTGATCTCAAATACGTTATTCCGAAATAAGAAGTTTGAGAACTCTTTAGCATACTTAGATCTGATGCGGCAAAAAATGCTTGAGAAAAATAAAAAGCACTACAATACCTTTCTTTTAAAGCACTATAAGCTTTTAGCCCTGAACTATAATTTTTCAAATCGGCAAGAGGAAGCCATAGCGCTACTGGAATCTGTAAAGAATAAAAAGCACAACGATATAGAATCGCAATTAGACATTCATCTAAGCTTAGTCATGTTCTATTTTCAGAAAGGATCACTTAAAAATGCCCAGACTATTTTATCCAAACTCTACCATACAGACAATTGGTATATGGAAAAAGCCGGGAAAGAATGGGTCATCAAAAAGAACCTTATCGAGATCTTATTGTATATCGATCTGAACCTCATTGACCTTGTAGAATCGCGTTTGCTGAGTTTTAAACGAAGCTACTTCAAATACCTTCAAGAAATTAATCAGGAACGGGTCATTACTTACCTGCAACTCATTGAATATTATTATAAAAACCCTGAAAAAGTCACCTCCGGGGCGTTTAAAGAAAAAGTCGAAAACTCCTTTGTATGGATCAGCCCGGATCAAGAAGATATTTTTGTCATGAGCTTTTATGCCTGGTTGAAAAGCAAAATGGAAAACCGTACGTTATATGAAACGACAACAGACTTGATTGAGCAATCAAAAACCATTGCCAGTAACTAAAAAAGCGTTCCACTTGGAACGCTTTTTTATATTTTATATCATTTTTACCAGCGAATTATAACACTTCCCAAGTAAATCCACTACCAAAAGCGGCTAAAACAACTACATCACCTTCTTTTATTTTTCCTTTTTCCCATGCTTCCGTTAAAGCAATAGGAATAGAAGCAGCAGTTGTATTACCGTATTGTTGGATATTATTGTACACTTTATCATCCGGTAATCTGAACTTTTGCTGGATAAATTGTGAAATTCTCAGATTAGCTTGATGCGGGATCAACATATCAATATCTGAAACCTGTAAATCATTAGCCTGTAAGCCTTCCATAATCACTTCACTGAAACGCACCACTGCATTTTTAAATACAAACTGACCGTTCATGTGCGGATAATAACTTTCATCTTCCGGATTGTTATCTCTAATAATATCTGTTACCCAACGTTTTCCCATTCCCGGAGCAATCAAAGCCAGCTCTTCAGCATGTTGCCCTTCAGCATGTAAGTGGGTTGATAAAATTCCTTTTGAAGCATCTTCCGTTCTGGACAAAACAGCAGCTCCAGCTCCGTCTCCGAAAATAACAGAAACGCCTCTGCCTCTCGTTGTCATGTCCAAACCTCTGGAATGTACTTCAGAACCAATCACTAAAATATTCTTATACATTCCGGTTTTAATGAATTGGTCTGCAACTGATAATGCATAGACAAATCCCGAACATTGATTACGAACATCTAACGCTCCTACAGTTCTTAATCCCAACTCTCTCTGTACCAGAACTCCGGGACCCGGAAAATAATAATCCGGACTTAAAGTAGCAAAAATGACGAAATCAATAGCATCTGTTTCTAATCCTGCCCTTTCAATAGCTACTTTTGCGGCTTTTACACCCATTGAAGTTGTAGTATCTTCAGGAGTATTAACGTGTCTTCTTTCTTGTATACCGGTACGTTCCTGAATCCATTCATCGTTTGTATCCATTATTTTGGATAGGTCATCATTGGTTACAATATTATCCGGCACATAATATCCTAACCCGGTTATTTTTGAGTGATACATGTTTGATTTAGTTTGTGGCGCAAATTTACTAATTTATTAAAAAACACCTAACTAAATTATTTTTTTAGCGGTTTAACCTCAAAAAGACCTCTTCATTTTTATTTATTTCAACTGTCGAATTAAAATAGACCTTTTCACCATCATGCTGTGCTTCAACCAGATAGTGACTTCCAGAAAAATAGCTCTTCAATACTTTTACCCGCAACGCAGATCTTTCTACTAACTGTAATTCATGCGGATAACATAAAACAAAATCTTCTTCCTCAGATGTAGGTTGAAGTTCAAAATAATGAGCAGGAATTTTACTTACTTCCCCGAAAAGGGATGCTGTATAAAAGCTCTGAGGTTCTTGATATATACTTTGAGTCGTTCCTGTTTCAAGTAATTCTCCGTTTTTCATAACTAAAACTTCATCCGAAAAAGAAAGTACATCCTGAACGTCATGCGTGGCTATGACACAAGTGATTTGTTTTTCTTTCAGGTATTGAAAAATCTTTCTTCTCAAACTATTCTTTCTGAAATTATCAATATGACTGAAAGGCTCATCTAACAGTAATACTTCAGGTTCTTTAGCCAAAACTTTAGCCAGAGCTACTCGTTGCATTTGCCCGCCGCTTAAAAATTTGGCTTTAACCATTTCAAATTCAGTCATTTCAACCACATCTAAAAGTTCGTCTATTCTGGCTTTCTTATCTTCTAAAAAAAAGTTTGACAAAAACTTCCCTACATTTTCAGCAACTGTAACATAAGGCATTAAATCAAAATCCTGAGCCAGATATTTCATATAAGGCATTCCGGGAACTAAATTGAACTTCGGCCCGGTCACTAAGCCCTCTTTCCAATGGATGCTTCCGTAATCCGCATCATATAAACCGTAGATCAGCTTAAGCAAAGTACTTTTACCGCAACCACTTTCCCCGATAATCGCTAAATTATTTCCCTTTGTAACAGAAAAATTAATTGTTTTTAATATTTCCTTGTCATTCTCATAAAAAAAGCTCAGATCTTTTACTTTTAGCATTCTGTATATTTTTTAACAAAAATAAGATACTTAATCAAAATATTTTTAAATTGCGCCAGTTTTAAGATTTGCCCCATGAAAAAAACAACCAAGATAATAGTATTATTATCACTACTGACTTTTAACCTATCCGATTGTTTTGCACAGTATTATAAATATGCCTTAAATATAAATTACGGGTTAAGTGGTGTTACTGATCCCAGTATTCAGAATTTTTCACACATAGGAGGAGGTTTTAGCTATGAATTTGATGAAACATACGCTCTTCAACTTGATTTTGGTTCTGACCAATACCGTTTATTCAATACTGCATTGAATAAAGAAGGCGGAGTAGACATGTTTCGCGTTTCTTTACAAGGAGTCATTAACCTCTCTACTATTTCCGACAGTCAGCGCGTTTATGACCCCATCAATGTTTTAACACATGCCGGATTCGGTTATTCTAGTGTTAAATCAACAGTTCTGGAAGGAAATGATAAAACAGTAAATTTTTTAGGTGGTATTACGCCGAGATTTCGAATCAGTAACAACCTATATTTTACACTTGATGCAACTGCCATTTTTGTATTTTCACAACATTATAATTTCGACGGAAATCTTTCCTACGAAAATGTAGTTAACTCATTTACGTCGATTACCTATAACTTAACTGCCGGAATCACTTACCGATTCGGGGAATATTAAGATTTAAACCAACCTAACTATTTTTCATGTAAAGTCCTTTTTCTAATTGAAAAAGGATTTTTTTATGTCATTTTGTCACCAAAACCATTTTGGTACTCTATTTGAAAAAAGTTAACCAAATTATGTCTAATCAAAAATTTAACAATATGTCAAGTGGAAAAATCAATGTTTCAGTAGAAAACATCTTTCCTTTAATTAAAAAGTTCTTATACAGTGATCACGAGATCTTTTTACGTGAATTGATTTCGAATGCAACCGATGCAACTTTAAAACTAAAACATTTAACCAGCATTGGTGAAGCTACTGTAGAATATGGCGATCCCATGATTGAAGTTAAAATTGATGCCGAAGGTAAAAAACTACACATTATCGATCAAGGTTTAGGGATGACTGCTGACGAAGTGAAAAAATACATCAATCAGATCGCTTTTTCTGGGGCAGAAGAATTTTTGGAAAAATACAAAGATACTGCCAAAGATTCAGGCGTGATCGGTCATTTTGGTTTAGGTTTCTATTCTGCTTTTATGGTAGCCAATAAAGTAGAGATCATTACCAAATCATACAAAGAGGAACCGGCTGCTCACTGGACTTGTGACGGTAGCCCGGAATTTACATTAGAAACTGCTGATAAAACAGACCGAGGAACTGAGATCATTCTTCACATCGCAGATGACTCAACTGAATTCTTAGAGGAAAGCAGAATCCGCGAGTTACTAGTAAAATATAACAAATTCATGCCGATTCCGATCAAATTCGGAACGCGT
Proteins encoded in this window:
- a CDS encoding TonB-dependent receptor domain-containing protein, whose translation is MKVNFLILLFLSNLMSLFAQNSGSVSGKVTDKKTGEPLPYVTVVVKDNAEMLTGSTTTDSGNFEINKLPLQKLSLEIQFIGYKTIVQVIDLSSSKKIDLGTITIEEDVSQLEGVEVVKERSIMEQKIDRKVINVGKDLISAGATAGEIMNNIPSVSVDPQTNEISLRGNSNVRVLLDGKPTNIPVEQLMKQIPSASIKQIELITNPSAKYNPEGMSGIINIVLHKNANDGFNGSVNNGITFGKTPKTNNSLDMNYRKGKLNFYTNYGFNHGFYANEGHLSSFQSGNESEQSFDIRNKNTSHLWKFGTDYYINDKNTLSVYTTQNWFSGDADAKTFIDYLNPATTDIAQNFSAKSNGNTQVYNLDFKHDFAKEDENIELEINYNTYSSPEDSFYYYPLVPSSTTNNTANDNKNFKANLDYVNPLTKTTKLELGAEARIESTTNNLYIDQLYNSDFKYDRNIFSAYGTFAKQWDKWNFQIGARLEHYQVDAIFKKSGQDDVPFDDTIFTVYPSGFVSYTPNEKGTFNFSYSRRVDRPSIGQVNPIREWTTPTLDSEGNPYLEPQFTNSFELNYTRTTKIGSFTSGIFYRRINDEITRVMLEHPTDPNKNVLTFDNFKDNNAYGAEISGNLNFTKWWSANFGIDAYFRTLRGYVGDIYVEKDATLFNARANNTFKATKDLRFQLFGFYRGKDVSLQMTRKTMWRSDIGASYNVLKGQGTISARFSDIFHTMKAQFENDLPYPQVGKFTWESQTLYIGFNYRFGGGKNRALQRKQRDKNETQGGGGMF
- a CDS encoding ABC transporter ATP-binding protein yields the protein MLKVKDLSFFYENDKEILKTINFSVTKGNNLAIIGESGCGKSTLLKLIYGLYDADYGSIHWKEGLVTGPKFNLVPGMPYMKYLAQDFDLMPYVTVAENVGKFLSNFFLEDKKARIDELLDVVEMTEFEMVKAKFLSGGQMQRVALAKVLAKEPEVLLLDEPFSHIDNFRKNSLRRKIFQYLKEKQITCVIATHDVQDVLSFSDEVLVMKNGELLETGTTQSIYQEPQSFYTASLFGEVSKIPAHYFELQPTSEEEDFVLCYPHELQLVERSALRVKVLKSYFSGSHYLVEAQHDGEKVYFNSTVEINKNEEVFLRLNR